The Selenomonas sp. AB3002 sequence CGCTGATGATGAATTCTGTGGTTTTATCCTCATACTGGATTTTCGTTACGGCGGTGTTACCCTTCATCCAGCCCATGAGCCGGAGGATCTTCTTTCCCCTGTAGGTCATGGCTATTTCCCCCTTTTGGTCATTGCCAGCCTGTCCGGCGTGGCCTTCCAGTTCTCAATCCTCATGTTCTGATTCTTGATTTTCTCTTCCACGCGGGAGTGGTGGCCTGATACTATGCACAGGCCCATAATGATGAACACAGCCAATGTGGAGAACGCCCCCGCAAAAAACCAGATAATCGAATTCATATTAAACTCAAGCACCGTCTTCACGCTCCTTTACTTTGAAGGTCTCATAAAACTGATGCACGGTCATGCTGATAGCAACGTCCTGCCCCCTGTCCACCAGCAGGCGGTCTTCATGTTTCCTATCCTGGTGGAAATGCCATTCTTCCCGGGGTTGAAGTGAATTGCTATCCCGCCCATGTCCCCCATTATGGAAACGCCGTCACATATCGGCTCACAAATCCCTCTCATTGCTCTGTCTCCTTCTGCGAATAGGCTTAGAATGGTATCTCTTCATCTGAAAATATCCCCGCCAAATCCTTCCCCGGCAGGTGGGTGCGCGCCGGGGTTCTGGCCCTGGGGCTTGCTGCCACAGAATTCCATTCTTTCCAGCACCACTTCTGTGGTATAGCGCTTGATTCCGTCCCGGTCTTCATATTGGCGGGTTTGCAAGCGCCCCCTCAGGAGGATTTCCCTGCCCTTCACCAGATTGTTGCCGATTGTCTCAGCCAGTTTGTCCCAGGCTACGCAATTGTGAAAGTCTGCGTGGGGCCGTTCTGGTTTTCCTGCCGGTAGGGCTTATCGGTGGCCAGTCCGAAGGTGGCCACGGGCTTTACCGCTTTGGGTGTACCTTATTTCCGGGTCTTTCGTAAGTCTTCCCTTGAGTATCACTAAATTCATTCCTGCTTTTCCTCCTGAGTAATTCACCTATTCCCATTACTGCTGCAAATCCTGCGAGTGACACCAGCACCCCTGCCAGTATCGCCACTACTGCATCATACATTCATTGCCTCCCATCTTATCGGATAGCCTTTGAGCAGGGCCACATAATAGCCGTAGCTGAGGCCGTGCGCTCTGGCTTCTCTTGCCAGCTGGTCGAGCCTTGCCATGCTTGCCTTTCTTTTCCTGTCCCTGCGGCCGTACACCATTTCTCTGTATGCGTTGCTGTGATGGATAGCCATCCTGCATTCAGGGCAATACTTGGCGTTGCTTTTTTTGCTGGTGACTGTGAAGGTGGCACCGCATAGCTGGCAGGTCATTATCCTTTCCATGTGCGCCCTCCCTCAGACAGCAGCTTCCTCCGGGGTCTCATGAACTTCTCCGTCTGATTCCCACATATTTTCTGAATCATACTTCATGCCGTTGGCCTTGGCCCATTCCTTGGCCCACTCTTCCAAATCTATGCCCGCTTCAAGGTAGCTATAGGGGCAGTTCTTGGCATTGTTGTTGACTGTCTCCACGCGTACTTTCGGAAATCTCGCGGATCAGGCATTTCTTCCAGGCTTTCTTATGGCATTTGCCACAGGTCTTGGGGATAAAGCCGGAATAGAGCTTGGCGAAGTCATCAGCGTTCATGCAGATAGCCCCCGCCATGTCCTGCACTATCTTGTAGTAGTGCTGGGCCTTGTCGTTTGGCACAAAGATGATGTCCATGTGGTGAATGTGCCGGGTGAAGTCCTTGGCTGCGTCGAGGTCGAGGAAATCATAGCGCCGTTTGATGGCTTTCTTGCCCCAGGTGCGACAGGTGCGAAGGTCTTTCATAAATTCCGCATCCACACCCTTGGCCTTCTGGTAGTCTGCTATTACCTGGTCGAGCAAGTCCACCAGCAGCATAATCCGCGTCATGCTGACTTTTTCCGGCTTTGAAAGGTAGTTGTTCATGGTTGTTTCTCCTTTTGGTCATGTGATTGTTTCCGGCAGGCGTGGCTATGCCATCAGGTCTTCCAGCCTTGCACCGCTGGGGCCTATGTAGTCGAGGAAATGAATCACCATATCGGCCTTCACCTCATAGGGGTTCAAATCCTCAGCCGTGGCGTACTTATGGCCATAGATTTCCTTCATGTAGATCCATGTTGCCCAGGGCACCATAAAATACTTTAGTTCGTATCCCTTGCCTATGCCACAGCAGATAAAAGCACCCGCCCCCGCCTTATAGTATTTGGTGAGGATTTCCGCCTGTGTTTCGGTGACGGCGCTGTACTTTATGCGGTCTGTCTGGGTATACTTGGCTTCTATGGCGATAAGACGGCCTCCCCTGAGGCAGCCAATGAAATCGGGGTGCGCCCTAGCGACGAATTGCACCTCTGCCCGCCCCGGGCACGGTCAAGATTCTTCACCACGCGGAAAGGTTCGCTTTCCTTGTGCAGCACCAGACGGCCCTCCTGTTCATACTTCCTTGCCGCCCCCATTATCATGTCTTCCATAATTCGGCCCTGGCTGTTGTTCACTCTGCTGATGTAGCTACGCCCTGCGTCTGGCATCTAAATCCTCCCTCAGTTTCCGGCAAAACTCCTCCTTGGTCATGATGTGAAAGTCCTTCTTTGGATTCCAGTAGGTCTTTGGCTCATGCCAGCGGCGTGTGGTGTGTGGCGACTCTATTCCGCCGATTCCTCTTAGCCTCATATTTCTTCCCCCTCAGGATTTTCTTTTTCAGGCATTTGCGCACGGGATAAAGTTTCGTACTCAATCCCACCAGCCATGTCAGAGATATTTCTTGAATGTACCTGAAATAGCGCCAATGGTGGTCTGATACCCGCTCACATTTGCCACAGGTCTGGTAATGGCAGTCTCCTATCACGCCCGTGTCCTTGCACCAGGCGAAATTAGGGCAATACCAGCAACAGATAGGCCGCTTTTTGTGGGATAGCTTGCATTTTTCATCCTTGCA is a genomic window containing:
- a CDS encoding Holliday junction resolvase RecU — encoded protein: MQFVARAHPDFIGCLRGGRLIAIEAKYTQTDRIKYSAVTETQAEILTKYYKAGAGAFICCGIGKGYELKYFMVPWATWIYMKEIYGHKYATAEDLNPYEVKADMVIHFLDYIGPSGARLEDLMA